AAAATGATAATTCTCAGAAAGCTGTTGTAATGCTGTCACATCCTCATAAAGAGGAAATAGTGCAAATGCAATAGGCGATAATTCGTTTACCTTATAAACCACTTCGTTATCCTCATTATTCACAGTTTGCTCAATCCATCCCTGTGATGCAAGTACACGTAATGCTACGTTCAAGTAGCCTTCGTTTACGGTAAATGTGTTACTCAATGCAGTTAGGTTCACTTCTTTTTCTTGTAAAATAAAATCGGTTACTCCATTTTTATATAGTGAAAACGCAGATGGCGCTGTCACAATACCGTCTAGATGTCTAAAAAGGCGTTCTCTATAAGTGGTTTGTAGTGTTTTTGACACCATAATATCAGTATGTTAGTCGTTAGATTTTTATAAGTCTACTTAGTCGGTAGGATTATGTGCAAATTACTTAATAATTGTTTTTTAACATCAATTTAATTGCGACAGATTCTTATGTATTTTTACAGTAATGAATCGTACTTCAAAAATTATTTCTATTAGTAATATAACAGTGCTTAAAGAGCAATTGTTATCGTGGTCTCAACAATTTGAAGAGGTCGTTTGGCTTGATAGTAATAGCTATGAACGTCAGAATTATCCCGAGTATGAAGCAATTCTTGCAGTAGATGCTTTTACAAGTTTAAAGACTGATTATCAAGGTGCTTTTGATCAGCTGGAGGAGTATCAAAGTACGATAAAGGATTGGATATTTGGCTATTTAAGTTATGACCTTAAGAATGACACAGAACGCTTAACCTCAAAAAATGATGATAAGCTAGATTTTGCAGACCTTCATTTTTTTCAACCTAAAAAGTTATTCTTACTTAAAGGAAACACACTCGAGATATTATATCTAGGGATGGTAGATGATGAGATAGATGAAGATTTTGAGGAAATAACCGCCACCAAACCTCCTGAAACCAAATCCCAAGCGCAGCCATTATCTATAAAACTTAAGATACACAAAGAGGCATACAAGGAAAAAGTGCGCAGCATGTTAGAACATATTTATAGGGGAGATATTTATGAGGCAAACTTATGTCAAGAGTTTTATGCAGCGGGAACTATTAATCCACTAGCTATTTATAAACGCCTTACTGCGATTAGTTCGCCACCATTTGGCACTTATCTCAAGCTTGAGGATCAGTTTTTACTTTCGGCTTCTCCAGAGCGATATATTAAGAAAATAGGGAGTAAGATTGTTACACAGCCCATAAAAGGAACTGCAAAACGAGGAGTGGATGAAAAGGAGGATACCGCTTTCGCGAAAGCGTTACAAGAAAACTCAAAAGAGCGCTCCGAAAATATCATGATTGTAGATTTGGTAAGAAATGACCTATCAAAAACTGCCCAAAAAGGATCTGTAATTGTAGAAGAGCTATGCGAAGTTTATCCTTTTAAGCAAGTGCACCAAATGATCTCTACGGTAACCTCGACGCTTAGTCTTGGTATTTCTCCGGTAGATGCGATTAGAAGTACCTTTCCAATGGGAAGTATGACCGGAGCACCAAAGTTGCGAGCGATGCAAATTATTGAGTCACTAGAAGAGTCAAAACGTGGCTTGTATAGTGGTGCTGTAGGTTATTTTACGCCAGATGGAGATTTTGATTTTAATGTAGTCATACGTAGTATTCTATACAATGCAGAAAATGAATATATCTCATACTCCGTAGGTGGAGCTATCACCGCAGGATCAGATCCAGATAGTGAGTATGAAGAATGCTTGCTTAAAGCAAAAGCGATGCGTGCAGTTTTAGAAGGAGATTTGTAAATTAGTGCTTTAAACGACTTATGGCAAATACATTAGAAAATATAAAACTCAAAGAAGAAAGCATATCCATTAACGATAAGCACATGGATAAATTATTGCTCTTTAGCAATCTATCTACTTCGCTGTTTCTTTTATTATATACTTACAAAAGCTTCAATATTACTGATGTTGATATGCTCACTATTATCACAGGATTGTTAGGTGGCCTACTTTTAGTGCTTAGTCTTTTAAGTATTTTTCGCAATTCATGGCAGAAAGAGATTGACCTTTCAGAGATTGACTATGTTCAAGATAAAACAGCTTTTACGGGACATAGATCTCTGATTTTAAGATTGAAGAATAAGAAAATAAAGAACTTGTACTTAGAGCCTGCTGATATCCCAGAAATGCTCAGACAATTAACACAACATAATATTCCAATTAATGCTAAGGGATAATTAAGTAACTAATTACCTTTGCATAATAGCGTGTTATTATAATAATGAAGAATATGATAAGCAATCCGTTTTCGCGAAAGCGTAATCATATTCAAAAACAACTAGCCTAAAGCCAAATTATGAGCGACGATAAAAAAATAATATTTACAATGTCTGGGGTTACAAAAACCTTTCCAGGCGCACAAACACCAGTACTTAAGAAAATCTATTTAAGCTTTTTTTACGGAGCAAAAATTGGAATCTTAGGTCTTAACGGTTCTGGTAAATCTACCTTGATGAAAATCATCGCAGGATTAGATACTAATTTTCAAGGAGACGTAACTTCAGACAAAGAATTTTCTGTAGGATACCTTGAGCAAGAGCCTCAACTTGATCCAGAAAAAACTGTACTTGAGATTGTAAAAGAAGGAGCTGCCGAAACGGTTGCTATTCTTGATGAGTACAATAAGATTAACGACTCTTTTGGACTAGAAGAAGTATACTCTGACGCCGATAAGATGGATAAACTCATGGCACGCCAGGCTGTCTTACAAGATGAGATAGATGCACGTGGAGCATGGGAACTAGATACAAAACTTGAGATAGCAATGGATGCACTACGTACGCCTCCTGCAGATCAAAAAGTGGGTGTACTTTCTGGTGGAGAAAAACGTCGCGTTGCTTTATGTAGATTATTATTACAAGAGCCAGATGTATTATTACTAGATGAGCCTACTAACCACCTTGATGCAGAGTCTGTACACTGGTTAGAGCACCACCTAGCACAATACAAAGGAACGGTGATTGCAGTAACGCACGACCGTTATTTCCTTGATAACGTAGCAGGATGGATTCTTGAGCTAGATAGGGGAGAAGGGATTCCTTGGAAAGGAAATTATTCTTCTTGGTTAGATCAGAAGTCTAAGCGTATGGCACAAGAAAGTAAAACAGCTTCAAAACGTCAAAAAACTTTAGAGCGTGAGCTTGACTGGGTACGTCAAGGAGCAAAAGGTCGCCAGACTAAACAAAAAGCTCGTCTACAGAACTATGATAAGATGATGAGTCAAGACCAGAAGCAAGTAGATGAGAAAGTAGAAATCTATATACCTAATGGGCCGCGTCTTGGTACAAATGTGATTGAAGCATCGGGAGTGAGTAAAGCTTTTGGTGATAAATTACTGTATGAAGACTTAAACTTCAACTTACCACAAGCTGGTATTGTAGGAGTGATAG
The genomic region above belongs to Dokdonia sp. Dokd-P16 and contains:
- the pabB gene encoding aminodeoxychorismate synthase component I, with protein sequence MNRTSKIISISNITVLKEQLLSWSQQFEEVVWLDSNSYERQNYPEYEAILAVDAFTSLKTDYQGAFDQLEEYQSTIKDWIFGYLSYDLKNDTERLTSKNDDKLDFADLHFFQPKKLFLLKGNTLEILYLGMVDDEIDEDFEEITATKPPETKSQAQPLSIKLKIHKEAYKEKVRSMLEHIYRGDIYEANLCQEFYAAGTINPLAIYKRLTAISSPPFGTYLKLEDQFLLSASPERYIKKIGSKIVTQPIKGTAKRGVDEKEDTAFAKALQENSKERSENIMIVDLVRNDLSKTAQKGSVIVEELCEVYPFKQVHQMISTVTSTLSLGISPVDAIRSTFPMGSMTGAPKLRAMQIIESLEESKRGLYSGAVGYFTPDGDFDFNVVIRSILYNAENEYISYSVGGAITAGSDPDSEYEECLLKAKAMRAVLEGDL
- the ettA gene encoding energy-dependent translational throttle protein EttA produces the protein MSDDKKIIFTMSGVTKTFPGAQTPVLKKIYLSFFYGAKIGILGLNGSGKSTLMKIIAGLDTNFQGDVTSDKEFSVGYLEQEPQLDPEKTVLEIVKEGAAETVAILDEYNKINDSFGLEEVYSDADKMDKLMARQAVLQDEIDARGAWELDTKLEIAMDALRTPPADQKVGVLSGGEKRRVALCRLLLQEPDVLLLDEPTNHLDAESVHWLEHHLAQYKGTVIAVTHDRYFLDNVAGWILELDRGEGIPWKGNYSSWLDQKSKRMAQESKTASKRQKTLERELDWVRQGAKGRQTKQKARLQNYDKMMSQDQKQVDEKVEIYIPNGPRLGTNVIEASGVSKAFGDKLLYEDLNFNLPQAGIVGVIGPNGAGKTTIFKMIMGEEAPDKGNFTVGETAQIAYVDQSHSNIDPDKTIWQNFSDEQELVMMGGKEVNSRAYLSRFNFSGSEQNKKVATLSGGERNRLHLAMTLREEGNVLLLDEPTNDLDVNTLRALEEGLENFAGCAVVISHDRWFLDRICTHILAFEGDSQVYFFEGGFSEYEENKKKRLGGDLMPKRIKYKKLVRS